The following proteins are co-located in the Doryrhamphus excisus isolate RoL2022-K1 chromosome 15, RoL_Dexc_1.0, whole genome shotgun sequence genome:
- the si:ch211-256m1.8 gene encoding uncharacterized protein si:ch211-256m1.8 isoform X1: MINRKKLQCYCGRQPCCLFTFDLTIFMSFPLLSSLLHFNRMTLLDYPVPELDVTLQEVCRVLQLTLSPDLYAEFKTTLEKQKGLLFEAQQKLASSASGQENWVTEQFKRCLLSCTDPLPTSTALPVVLPPSKTKGCTQLARAAALLWAVAKLYSEPMMLEGDVPVEKTQQSELFAAARIPGKNGDEMKVYPDSIHAIITCVGGVFPIDILQRSTTGAPSSARSFSDIYNQLAKIAEQPNAGKNNDPSTICSLSALERKSWAAIREEIASKGGAAAASLQIMESAVLTLSLEDNNAPSELADILSAVRLGGEGDGPCLRYYDKVLNLVVFKDCTAGLVFEHCAVDGMVAGLVTGLVYQLSESADLNLVHTAPHHVKGSPHPIPLSFPLQGPNNTKPNPHFDSKNPIATFDVSSYPDVFSTLKSQRGLYDAWINFSLQLSLMQTLGESAVTHVLVTPTHMRHYKHGRCDPTYSATTQSRKLVGVLAASIRPDNTIQYTHSLLNLFHVALLEHKALIKNTKSGHGVGPHLAALRRALPKDNPLKKFLDPFGCPSVYLTGTDCMDGVECGVGNVYAQNQLAVTYLGKKDMVRIVLSGKGSFALVLDQLQEKLNQNLKLVMLLALRYAIACQMGALECLRTKTVNSDINSTADNKTADSTPDTNPDYTMLIHGGAGESMMLNTQVIHVIEFALQTALILGSQVLQDGGRSLDAVQRSVEALEDCFLFNAGKGSVLNREGKIEMEATIIDGDQMRSGAVACVQSVKNPIKAARFVMEKSSHSLIVGEGAEEFLQSLEETPPLVTPDYFHTDIRNRELAANTLKKNHPQTVGAVALDSRRNLAAASSTGGLVGKLKGRIGDTAVVGAGIYADNTLAISCSGDGDVFLRHTVAQKIAALYHHKGYTLRQACREVMTQHLKGVCAGVIAVDSEGDAVIETNAAVMFVASMIGGIIRVEVLRPFKNVSDVIWETDELVAYLNPNPWTPGSTILTRKILNGADNIFRLPEPDFTVLLNGAKTVSDVLCRRLGVQRCALVFYPESNQTAQIRLLPLHGLASKWQPHLAVQEEFHSYDPGYCSSKSGPRWNDRELTKVQAQIRKALPTTNAPSNFEFTGDPSDQNLFSRIVKGEEKQWRVWEDCRHVAFLTPYPNTPGITVVVPRKPLPSDILKLHETDYKALISAAYKVAQLLEEGMGAQGVALIFEGFEIDYAHVKLIPLVPSPEGPTLARLQAEFFPKYPGYVSSLDGPPSDPDDLKRVYSEITGCRPPRSWQDPHSHSTLAISNQWYRNLFQIQNTLFHSTVEYFSNSCRYSYALTPLTTDTISSPMGLGSDSEPVSVHLLGQDIYLADSMQFVLEYFLRFQENLQGTYYISPSFRGEDPDSTHLNQFYHVECELIGDMDRAISIAEGYLAHLTESMLKKHSEIILHTAGTLKHVTCMMSKMHGKTALPRVSLDHAIPMMPTPDCLEWVQDGQPHLGRKLTRKGEQVLIEKYGGAVWLTEMDHLAVPFYQAYVEGSGQRKAKAADLLLGLGETVGLGERHSTPALVQEALRHHGVPQQSYKWYTDIRQVKPLLTSGWGMGTERYLCWLLRHDDIRDMQIIPRIKGMKYMP; encoded by the exons ATGATTAATCGAAAAAAACTTCAATGTTATTGTGGtcgtcagccatgttgtttgtttacatttgacttGACTATTTTCATGTCATTTCCACTTCTTTCCAGTTTGCTTCATTTTAACAGGATGACTCTTCTCGACTACCCTGTACCGGAATTGGACGTTACCCTGCAGGAAGTGTGCCGCGTCCTCCAGCTCACTCTGAGTCCCGATCTCTATGCCGAGTTCAAAACCACCTTGGAGAAGCAGAAAGGGCTTCTTTTCGAGGCTCAGCAGAAGTTAGCATCCAGCGCTTCGGGCCAAGAGAATTGGGTGACCGAGCAGTTCAAGCGATGCCTGCTGTCTTGCACCGACCCCCTGCCGACCTCCACCGCCCTCCCGGTTGTTCTCCCTCCATCCAAAACGAAGGGATGCACCCAGTTAGCAAGAGCAGCGGCTCTGCTTTGGGCAGTGGCGAAGTTGTACAGTGAGCCGATGATGCTGGAGGGTGACGTACCCGTGGAGAAAACCCAGCAGTCGGAGCTTTTTGCTGCCGCACGAATTCCCGGCAAAAACGGAGATGAAATGAAG GTCTACCCCGATAGCATCCATGCCATCATCACTTGTGTCGGAGGAGTATTCCCAATTGACATACTGCAGCGCTCCACCACTGGTGCACCATCATCTGCTCGGTCCTTCTCGGACATCTACAACCAGCTGGCTAAAATAGCGGAGCAGCCCAACGCAGGAAAGAATAACGATCCATCCACCATTTGCAGCTTATCTGCTTTGGAACGCAAATCCTGGGCTGCAATTAGGGAGGAGATCGCATCGAAAGGAGGAGCAGCGGCAGCGTCACTGCAGATCATGGAGAGCGCCGTGCTGACGTTAAGTCTGGAGGACAACAACGCACCTTCTGAACTGGCTGACATCCTCAGTGCGGTGAGGCTGGGAGGAGAAGGGGACGGTCCATGCTTGAGATACTACGATAAG GTGCTGAATCTggttgtgttcaaggactgcACAGCGGGACTGGTTTTCGAGCACTGCGCTGTGGACGGGATGGTGGCCGGCCTTGTCACCGGTCTCGTGTACCAACTGTCTGAATCCGCCGATTTAAACCTAGTCCATACTGCTCCACACCATGTGAAAGGATCCCCTCACCCAATCCCCCTATCGTTTCCCTTGCAAGGACCCAACAACACCAAACCCAACCCCCATTTCGATTCCAAAAACCCGATTGCCACTTTCGATGTGTCATCTTACCCGGATGTGTTCTCAACTCTCAAAAGCCAACGAGGTCTCTACGATGCTTGGATCAACTTCTCCTTACAACTTTCTCTGATGCAGACTCTTGGGGAATCTGCTGTCACTCACGTGCTCGTCACTCCCACTCATATGCGACACTACAAGCACGGCCGTTGCGATCCCACTTACTCGGCCACCACGCAGTCCCGTAAACTCGTTGGCGTTTTGGCTGCTAGCATTCGCCCGGACAACACCATCCAATACACACATAGCCTCCTAAATCTCTTCCACGTTGCTCTTTTGGAACATAAGGCTCTTATCAAAAACACCAAAAGCGGACATGGTGTCGGTCCGCACTTAGCTGCCCTCCGTCGAGCTTTACCGAAAGACAATCCATTGAAGAAGTTTCTGGACCCGTTTGGATGCCCGTCTGTGTACCTCACCGGTACTGACTGCATGGACGGAGTTGAGTGTGGAGTCGGGAACGTTTATGCCCAAAATCAGCTAGCAGTAACATACCTTGGGAAAAAAGACATGGTTCGGATTGTTCTAAGTGGGAAGGGGAGCTTTGCCCTGGTACTGGACCAACTGCAGGAGAAACTGAATCAGAACTTGAAGTTAGTGATGCTTCTGGCGCTGAGGTACGCCATCGCATGTCAAATGGGCGCTTTGGAGTGTCTCCGAACCAAGACAGTAAATTCCGATATAAATTCCACTGCAGACAATAAAACTGCAGATTCAACCCCAGACACGAATCCGGACTATACCATGTTGATACACGGCGGCGCCGGCGAGAGCATGATGCTAAACACCCAAGTCATCCATGTTATCGAATTTGCTCTACAAACCGCTTTAATCCTCGGATCCCAGGTGCTTCAAGATGGCGGACGAAGCCTGGACGCAGTTCAGAGGTCAGTCGAAGCTCTGGAAGACTGCTTTCTCTTTAACGCCGGAAAAGGCTCCGTATTGAACAGAGAAGGTAAAATCGAAATGGAGGCGACTATTATTGACGGTGATCAAATGAGATCCGGAGCTGTTGCTTGTGTGCAAAGTGTCAAGAACCCGATTAAAGCGGCAAGATTCGTTATGGAAAAAAGCTCGCATTCCCTTATCGTGGGAGAAGGCGCCGAGGAATTCCTGCAAAGCCTGGAAGAAACGCCGCCGCTTGTGACGCCTGATTATTTCCACACGGATATCCGTAACAGAGAGCTAGCCGctaacactttaaaaaaaaatcaccctcAAACAGTCGGCGCGGTTGCATTAGATTCTCGGCGCAATCTGGCAGCCGCGTCATCAACAGGCGGATTAGTCGGGAAGCTGAAAGGGCGAATCGGTGACACGGCAGTCGTCGGAGCGGGAATATATGCCGATAACACGTTAGCTATTTCCTGTTCTGGAGATGGCGATGTGTTTCTGAGGCACACGGTTGCGCAGAAAATCGCCGCTCTTTATCATCACAAAGGCTATACTCTGAGGCAAGCGTGTCGGGAAGTGATGACGCAACACCTGAAAGGCGTCTGCGCGGGCGTCATTGCCGTGGACTCCGAAGGGGACGCCGTTATTGAAACAAATGCCGCTGTGATGTTTGTGGCTTCGATGATAGGAGGAATAATAAGAGTTGAGGTACTCCGGCCCTTTAAGAACGTCTCTGATGTGATTTGGGAAACTGATGAGCTGGTCGCGTACCTCAATCCCAATCCTTGGACTCCGGGGTCAACTATTTTGACTCGAAAAATTCTCAACGGAGCAGATAACATCTTCCGTTTGCCTGAACCGGATTTTACGGTTCTTCTAAACGGGGCTAAAACTGTATCTGATGTTCTGTGTCGGCGACTGGGAGTGCAGCGTTGCGCTTTGGTTTTTTATCCCGAATCCAATCAAACAGCACAAATCCGACTCCTCCCACTTCACGGTTTAGCGTCAAAATGGCAGCCTCATCTTGCCGTTCAAGAGGAATTTCACTCCTACGACCCTGGATACTGTTCATCGAAAAGCGGTCCTCGTTGGAATGACCGTGAACTCACCAAAGTTCAAGCCCAGATCAGGAAAGCACTCCCGACAACAAACGCACCGTCCAACTTTGAATTTACCGGCGATCCCTCAGACCAGAATCTCTTCAGTCGTATCGTAAAAGGCGAGGAGAAACAATGGCGTGTATGGGAAGACTGTCGCCATGTCGCCTTCCTAACACCGTATCCGAACACTCCCGGGATAACGGTCGTGGTTCCACGCAAACCACTTCCCAGTGATATCTTGAAACTGCACGAAACTGACTATAAAGCGCTGATCTCGGCCGCTTATAAAGTCGCGCAACTTCTAGAAGAAGGAATGGGAGCTCAAGGTGTTGCGCTCATCTTTGAAGGCTTCGAGATCGACTACGCTCACGTCAAACTGATTCCTCTGGTACCTTCGCCTGAAGGTCCAACGCTGGCTAGACTACAAGCAGAATTCTTCCCGAAGTACCCCGGTTATGTTTCATCTCTTGACGGTCCACCTTCTGATCCAGATGACCTCAAAAGGGTGTACTCTGAAATCACTGGGTGCAGACCTCCACGATCCTGGCAAGACCCTCATTCCCACTCCACGCTTGCAATCAGCAATCAGTGGTATCGGAATCTATTCCAGATCCAGAACACTCTTTTCCACAGTACCGTGGAATATTTTAGCAATTCCTGCCGTTATTCCTACGCTCTGACGCCTCTCACTACGGACACAATCTCCTCCCCGATGGGTCTCGGGTCTGACTCAGAACCAGTTTCTGTTCACCTCTTGGGTCAAGATATCTATCTGGCCGACTCGATGCAATTTGTGCTTGAATACTTTCTCCGTTTCCAGGAGAACCTGCAAGGTACCTACTACATCTCCCCCAGCTTTCGTGGAGAAGATCCCGATTCCACACATTTGAATCAATTCTACCATGTGGAATGTGAACTGATCGGAGACATGGATCGCGCCATTTCCATCGCAGAGGGATATCTGGCGCATCTGACGGAATCGATGCTGAAGAAACACTCGGAGATAATCCTTCACACTGCAGGAACCCTCAAACATGTCACATGTATGATGAGTAAAATGCATGGAAAAACCGCGTTACCACGTGTTTCTCTTGACCACGCCATCCCGATGATGCCGACTCCGGATTGTTTGGAGTGGGTACAAGACGGTCAGCCCCATCTTGGCAGGAAACTCACACGCAAAGGAGAGCAGGTGTTAATCGAAAAATACGGCGGCGCCGTTTGGCTAACCGAGATGGACCATCTCGCCGTTCCTTTCTACCAGGCTTACGTGGAAGGCAGCGGGCAGCGGAAAGCCAAGGCCGCGGACCTTCTGCTGGGCTTAGGAGAAACCGTCGGTCTCGGGGAACGTCATTCCACCCCGGCATTGGTGCAGGAGGCCCTCCGGCACCATGGAGTTCCACAGCAGTCCTACAAGTGGTACACTGACATACGGCAGGTGAAACCACTCCTTACCAGTGGGTGGGGGATGGGCACAGAGCGATACCTGTGTTGGCTGCTTCGGCATGATGATATCAGAGATATGCAGATTATTCCAAGAATCAAAGGAATGAAGTACATGCCCTGA
- the si:ch211-256m1.8 gene encoding uncharacterized protein si:ch211-256m1.8 isoform X2, producing the protein MTLLDYPVPELDVTLQEVCRVLQLTLSPDLYAEFKTTLEKQKGLLFEAQQKLASSASGQENWVTEQFKRCLLSCTDPLPTSTALPVVLPPSKTKGCTQLARAAALLWAVAKLYSEPMMLEGDVPVEKTQQSELFAAARIPGKNGDEMKVYPDSIHAIITCVGGVFPIDILQRSTTGAPSSARSFSDIYNQLAKIAEQPNAGKNNDPSTICSLSALERKSWAAIREEIASKGGAAAASLQIMESAVLTLSLEDNNAPSELADILSAVRLGGEGDGPCLRYYDKVLNLVVFKDCTAGLVFEHCAVDGMVAGLVTGLVYQLSESADLNLVHTAPHHVKGSPHPIPLSFPLQGPNNTKPNPHFDSKNPIATFDVSSYPDVFSTLKSQRGLYDAWINFSLQLSLMQTLGESAVTHVLVTPTHMRHYKHGRCDPTYSATTQSRKLVGVLAASIRPDNTIQYTHSLLNLFHVALLEHKALIKNTKSGHGVGPHLAALRRALPKDNPLKKFLDPFGCPSVYLTGTDCMDGVECGVGNVYAQNQLAVTYLGKKDMVRIVLSGKGSFALVLDQLQEKLNQNLKLVMLLALRYAIACQMGALECLRTKTVNSDINSTADNKTADSTPDTNPDYTMLIHGGAGESMMLNTQVIHVIEFALQTALILGSQVLQDGGRSLDAVQRSVEALEDCFLFNAGKGSVLNREGKIEMEATIIDGDQMRSGAVACVQSVKNPIKAARFVMEKSSHSLIVGEGAEEFLQSLEETPPLVTPDYFHTDIRNRELAANTLKKNHPQTVGAVALDSRRNLAAASSTGGLVGKLKGRIGDTAVVGAGIYADNTLAISCSGDGDVFLRHTVAQKIAALYHHKGYTLRQACREVMTQHLKGVCAGVIAVDSEGDAVIETNAAVMFVASMIGGIIRVEVLRPFKNVSDVIWETDELVAYLNPNPWTPGSTILTRKILNGADNIFRLPEPDFTVLLNGAKTVSDVLCRRLGVQRCALVFYPESNQTAQIRLLPLHGLASKWQPHLAVQEEFHSYDPGYCSSKSGPRWNDRELTKVQAQIRKALPTTNAPSNFEFTGDPSDQNLFSRIVKGEEKQWRVWEDCRHVAFLTPYPNTPGITVVVPRKPLPSDILKLHETDYKALISAAYKVAQLLEEGMGAQGVALIFEGFEIDYAHVKLIPLVPSPEGPTLARLQAEFFPKYPGYVSSLDGPPSDPDDLKRVYSEITGCRPPRSWQDPHSHSTLAISNQWYRNLFQIQNTLFHSTVEYFSNSCRYSYALTPLTTDTISSPMGLGSDSEPVSVHLLGQDIYLADSMQFVLEYFLRFQENLQGTYYISPSFRGEDPDSTHLNQFYHVECELIGDMDRAISIAEGYLAHLTESMLKKHSEIILHTAGTLKHVTCMMSKMHGKTALPRVSLDHAIPMMPTPDCLEWVQDGQPHLGRKLTRKGEQVLIEKYGGAVWLTEMDHLAVPFYQAYVEGSGQRKAKAADLLLGLGETVGLGERHSTPALVQEALRHHGVPQQSYKWYTDIRQVKPLLTSGWGMGTERYLCWLLRHDDIRDMQIIPRIKGMKYMP; encoded by the exons ATGACTCTTCTCGACTACCCTGTACCGGAATTGGACGTTACCCTGCAGGAAGTGTGCCGCGTCCTCCAGCTCACTCTGAGTCCCGATCTCTATGCCGAGTTCAAAACCACCTTGGAGAAGCAGAAAGGGCTTCTTTTCGAGGCTCAGCAGAAGTTAGCATCCAGCGCTTCGGGCCAAGAGAATTGGGTGACCGAGCAGTTCAAGCGATGCCTGCTGTCTTGCACCGACCCCCTGCCGACCTCCACCGCCCTCCCGGTTGTTCTCCCTCCATCCAAAACGAAGGGATGCACCCAGTTAGCAAGAGCAGCGGCTCTGCTTTGGGCAGTGGCGAAGTTGTACAGTGAGCCGATGATGCTGGAGGGTGACGTACCCGTGGAGAAAACCCAGCAGTCGGAGCTTTTTGCTGCCGCACGAATTCCCGGCAAAAACGGAGATGAAATGAAG GTCTACCCCGATAGCATCCATGCCATCATCACTTGTGTCGGAGGAGTATTCCCAATTGACATACTGCAGCGCTCCACCACTGGTGCACCATCATCTGCTCGGTCCTTCTCGGACATCTACAACCAGCTGGCTAAAATAGCGGAGCAGCCCAACGCAGGAAAGAATAACGATCCATCCACCATTTGCAGCTTATCTGCTTTGGAACGCAAATCCTGGGCTGCAATTAGGGAGGAGATCGCATCGAAAGGAGGAGCAGCGGCAGCGTCACTGCAGATCATGGAGAGCGCCGTGCTGACGTTAAGTCTGGAGGACAACAACGCACCTTCTGAACTGGCTGACATCCTCAGTGCGGTGAGGCTGGGAGGAGAAGGGGACGGTCCATGCTTGAGATACTACGATAAG GTGCTGAATCTggttgtgttcaaggactgcACAGCGGGACTGGTTTTCGAGCACTGCGCTGTGGACGGGATGGTGGCCGGCCTTGTCACCGGTCTCGTGTACCAACTGTCTGAATCCGCCGATTTAAACCTAGTCCATACTGCTCCACACCATGTGAAAGGATCCCCTCACCCAATCCCCCTATCGTTTCCCTTGCAAGGACCCAACAACACCAAACCCAACCCCCATTTCGATTCCAAAAACCCGATTGCCACTTTCGATGTGTCATCTTACCCGGATGTGTTCTCAACTCTCAAAAGCCAACGAGGTCTCTACGATGCTTGGATCAACTTCTCCTTACAACTTTCTCTGATGCAGACTCTTGGGGAATCTGCTGTCACTCACGTGCTCGTCACTCCCACTCATATGCGACACTACAAGCACGGCCGTTGCGATCCCACTTACTCGGCCACCACGCAGTCCCGTAAACTCGTTGGCGTTTTGGCTGCTAGCATTCGCCCGGACAACACCATCCAATACACACATAGCCTCCTAAATCTCTTCCACGTTGCTCTTTTGGAACATAAGGCTCTTATCAAAAACACCAAAAGCGGACATGGTGTCGGTCCGCACTTAGCTGCCCTCCGTCGAGCTTTACCGAAAGACAATCCATTGAAGAAGTTTCTGGACCCGTTTGGATGCCCGTCTGTGTACCTCACCGGTACTGACTGCATGGACGGAGTTGAGTGTGGAGTCGGGAACGTTTATGCCCAAAATCAGCTAGCAGTAACATACCTTGGGAAAAAAGACATGGTTCGGATTGTTCTAAGTGGGAAGGGGAGCTTTGCCCTGGTACTGGACCAACTGCAGGAGAAACTGAATCAGAACTTGAAGTTAGTGATGCTTCTGGCGCTGAGGTACGCCATCGCATGTCAAATGGGCGCTTTGGAGTGTCTCCGAACCAAGACAGTAAATTCCGATATAAATTCCACTGCAGACAATAAAACTGCAGATTCAACCCCAGACACGAATCCGGACTATACCATGTTGATACACGGCGGCGCCGGCGAGAGCATGATGCTAAACACCCAAGTCATCCATGTTATCGAATTTGCTCTACAAACCGCTTTAATCCTCGGATCCCAGGTGCTTCAAGATGGCGGACGAAGCCTGGACGCAGTTCAGAGGTCAGTCGAAGCTCTGGAAGACTGCTTTCTCTTTAACGCCGGAAAAGGCTCCGTATTGAACAGAGAAGGTAAAATCGAAATGGAGGCGACTATTATTGACGGTGATCAAATGAGATCCGGAGCTGTTGCTTGTGTGCAAAGTGTCAAGAACCCGATTAAAGCGGCAAGATTCGTTATGGAAAAAAGCTCGCATTCCCTTATCGTGGGAGAAGGCGCCGAGGAATTCCTGCAAAGCCTGGAAGAAACGCCGCCGCTTGTGACGCCTGATTATTTCCACACGGATATCCGTAACAGAGAGCTAGCCGctaacactttaaaaaaaaatcaccctcAAACAGTCGGCGCGGTTGCATTAGATTCTCGGCGCAATCTGGCAGCCGCGTCATCAACAGGCGGATTAGTCGGGAAGCTGAAAGGGCGAATCGGTGACACGGCAGTCGTCGGAGCGGGAATATATGCCGATAACACGTTAGCTATTTCCTGTTCTGGAGATGGCGATGTGTTTCTGAGGCACACGGTTGCGCAGAAAATCGCCGCTCTTTATCATCACAAAGGCTATACTCTGAGGCAAGCGTGTCGGGAAGTGATGACGCAACACCTGAAAGGCGTCTGCGCGGGCGTCATTGCCGTGGACTCCGAAGGGGACGCCGTTATTGAAACAAATGCCGCTGTGATGTTTGTGGCTTCGATGATAGGAGGAATAATAAGAGTTGAGGTACTCCGGCCCTTTAAGAACGTCTCTGATGTGATTTGGGAAACTGATGAGCTGGTCGCGTACCTCAATCCCAATCCTTGGACTCCGGGGTCAACTATTTTGACTCGAAAAATTCTCAACGGAGCAGATAACATCTTCCGTTTGCCTGAACCGGATTTTACGGTTCTTCTAAACGGGGCTAAAACTGTATCTGATGTTCTGTGTCGGCGACTGGGAGTGCAGCGTTGCGCTTTGGTTTTTTATCCCGAATCCAATCAAACAGCACAAATCCGACTCCTCCCACTTCACGGTTTAGCGTCAAAATGGCAGCCTCATCTTGCCGTTCAAGAGGAATTTCACTCCTACGACCCTGGATACTGTTCATCGAAAAGCGGTCCTCGTTGGAATGACCGTGAACTCACCAAAGTTCAAGCCCAGATCAGGAAAGCACTCCCGACAACAAACGCACCGTCCAACTTTGAATTTACCGGCGATCCCTCAGACCAGAATCTCTTCAGTCGTATCGTAAAAGGCGAGGAGAAACAATGGCGTGTATGGGAAGACTGTCGCCATGTCGCCTTCCTAACACCGTATCCGAACACTCCCGGGATAACGGTCGTGGTTCCACGCAAACCACTTCCCAGTGATATCTTGAAACTGCACGAAACTGACTATAAAGCGCTGATCTCGGCCGCTTATAAAGTCGCGCAACTTCTAGAAGAAGGAATGGGAGCTCAAGGTGTTGCGCTCATCTTTGAAGGCTTCGAGATCGACTACGCTCACGTCAAACTGATTCCTCTGGTACCTTCGCCTGAAGGTCCAACGCTGGCTAGACTACAAGCAGAATTCTTCCCGAAGTACCCCGGTTATGTTTCATCTCTTGACGGTCCACCTTCTGATCCAGATGACCTCAAAAGGGTGTACTCTGAAATCACTGGGTGCAGACCTCCACGATCCTGGCAAGACCCTCATTCCCACTCCACGCTTGCAATCAGCAATCAGTGGTATCGGAATCTATTCCAGATCCAGAACACTCTTTTCCACAGTACCGTGGAATATTTTAGCAATTCCTGCCGTTATTCCTACGCTCTGACGCCTCTCACTACGGACACAATCTCCTCCCCGATGGGTCTCGGGTCTGACTCAGAACCAGTTTCTGTTCACCTCTTGGGTCAAGATATCTATCTGGCCGACTCGATGCAATTTGTGCTTGAATACTTTCTCCGTTTCCAGGAGAACCTGCAAGGTACCTACTACATCTCCCCCAGCTTTCGTGGAGAAGATCCCGATTCCACACATTTGAATCAATTCTACCATGTGGAATGTGAACTGATCGGAGACATGGATCGCGCCATTTCCATCGCAGAGGGATATCTGGCGCATCTGACGGAATCGATGCTGAAGAAACACTCGGAGATAATCCTTCACACTGCAGGAACCCTCAAACATGTCACATGTATGATGAGTAAAATGCATGGAAAAACCGCGTTACCACGTGTTTCTCTTGACCACGCCATCCCGATGATGCCGACTCCGGATTGTTTGGAGTGGGTACAAGACGGTCAGCCCCATCTTGGCAGGAAACTCACACGCAAAGGAGAGCAGGTGTTAATCGAAAAATACGGCGGCGCCGTTTGGCTAACCGAGATGGACCATCTCGCCGTTCCTTTCTACCAGGCTTACGTGGAAGGCAGCGGGCAGCGGAAAGCCAAGGCCGCGGACCTTCTGCTGGGCTTAGGAGAAACCGTCGGTCTCGGGGAACGTCATTCCACCCCGGCATTGGTGCAGGAGGCCCTCCGGCACCATGGAGTTCCACAGCAGTCCTACAAGTGGTACACTGACATACGGCAGGTGAAACCACTCCTTACCAGTGGGTGGGGGATGGGCACAGAGCGATACCTGTGTTGGCTGCTTCGGCATGATGATATCAGAGATATGCAGATTATTCCAAGAATCAAAGGAATGAAGTACATGCCCTGA
- the LOC131103792 gene encoding SUMO-conjugating enzyme UBC9-like: protein MSGIALSRLSQERKAWRKDHPFGFVAVPTKNPDGTMNLMNWECAIPGKKGTLWEGGQYKLRMLFKDDYPSSPPKCKFEPPIFHPNVYPSGTVCLSILEEDKDWRPAITIKQILLGIQELLNEPNIQDPAQAEAYTIYCQNRMDYEKRVRAQAKKFAPA from the exons ATGTCTGGAATTGCTCTGAGCAGACTGTCCCAGGAACGCAAAGCCTGGAGGAAAGACCACCCGTTT GGGTTTGTGGCTGTGCCTACCAAGAATCCTGATGGAACCATGAATCTGATGAACTGGGAGTGCGCCATTCCTGGAAAGAAAGGA ACCTTGTGGGAGGGAGGACAGTATAAGCTCAGAATGCTCTTCAAAGACGACTACCCCTCCTCGCCGCCCAAAT GCAAGTTTGAGCCACCAATATTCCATCCGAATGTCTACCCATCTGGCACCGTGTGTCTGTCCATCCTGGAGGAGGACAAAGACTGGAGGCCCGCCATCACCATCAAACAG ATCCTGTTGGGAATCCAGGAGCTGCTGAACGAGCCCAACATTCAAGACCCAGCACAAGCAGAGGCTTACACAATTTACTG TCAGAACCGGATGGACTATGAGAAGCGGGTCAGGGCCCAGGCCAAGAAGTTTGCACCCGCATAG
- the mpst gene encoding 3-mercaptopyruvate sulfurtransferase, translating to MAAQARAVVSSQWLADAIRNGLVGSKIRVLDSSWYLPITKRDPKAEFAEKHIAGSSFFDIDECSDRDSPYDHMLPTGSHFSRYVGDLGIGNDTHVVVYDTNGFGSYSAPRVWWMFRLFGHNLVSVLDGGMKNWEAEGRPVTSEEVKPERRDFRATINPAWVKTYEDVLENIRTKQVQVVDARSAGRFRGVEPEPREGTLPGHFPGAVNMPFTSFLDASGKYLANDDLSTLFKDAGVKLDQPLWATCGSGVTACLVVLAAHLLGHPGVCVYDGSWAEWFKRASPEHVISEGEKKKKM from the exons ATGGCGGCACAGGCTCGCGCTGTGGTTTCATCCCAATGGCTAGCAGACGCCATCAGAAACGGCCTCGTGGGCTCTAAAATTCGGGTCCTGGACTCGTCATGGTACCTACCCATAACCAAAAGAGACCCGAAAGCGGAGTTCGCGGAGAAGCACATAGCGGGCTCCTCGTTCTTTGATATAGACGAGTGTAGCGACCGAGATTCGCCGTACGACCACATGTTGCCCACGGGCAGCCACTTTTCACGCTACGTGGGCGACTTGGGAATCGGAAACGACACTCATGTAGTGGTGTACGACACCAATGGCTTCGGTTCGTACAGCGCCCCACGCGTTTGGTGGATGTTTAGGTTGTTCGGTCATAACTTAGTGTCGGTGCTGGACGGGGGGATGAAGAACTGGGAAGCCGAAGGTCGGCCGGTGACGTCGGAAGAGGTGAAGCCGGAGAGAAGGGACTTCCGGGCGACCATCAATCCGGCGTGGGTGAAGACTTATGAGGACGTGTTGGAGAACATCAGGACCAAGCAGGTGCAGGTAGTGGATGCCAGGTCTGCCGGCAGGTTTAGGGGGGTCGAACCAGAGCCCAGAGAGG gcaCCTTACCAGGCCACTTCCCGGGTGCAGTCAACATGCCATTCACATCCTTTCTGGATGCATCTGGAAAATACCTTGCCAACGACGACTTGTCCACACTGTTCAAGGACGCTGGGGTGAAACTGGATCAGCCGCTTTGGGCCACTTGCGGTTCTGGCGTCACGGCGTGCCTCGTCGTTCTCGCCGCTCACCTGCTGGGCCACCCAGGGGTGTGCGTTTATGACGGCTCCTGGGCTGAGTGGTTTAAACGGGCGTCTCCTGAGCATGTCATCTCGGAGggagagaagaaaaagaagatgtGA